One Embleya scabrispora DNA segment encodes these proteins:
- a CDS encoding helix-turn-helix domain-containing protein, with product MSKIEDRNPLPTALLATPAMIRACADRDLGAIFRLAQDDLGFTLSKLARLCEMTPSRVADYVKGRAQVRQQHVVERVSQGLRIPGEMLGLAPQPWEEDVPAEAPAPVAPGTWTRARRTAGADRREPGQRGEADYWEPTPRDPSPDAPHPFGDAVELSLDVDIVVDRDGHVRLTYRQVVLNLTGRPLTRMVRELWFERTRGRLTITPTDACDRQIAIQRLYDTTGLTKFACQISPPVPPGETTVIEYVCEGGMFVDATYWHQAIARPTRQFSLSVTHHGVAEFRGCGAVEEHPDGSENSITQHTRWSLDEDRLHVTLSRQDLVANEYVTLRWDVVHDSA from the coding sequence ATGTCTAAAATTGAAGACCGAAACCCGCTGCCTACCGCACTGTTGGCCACCCCGGCCATGATCAGGGCCTGCGCCGACCGCGATCTGGGGGCCATATTCCGGCTCGCCCAGGATGACCTCGGATTTACTCTGAGCAAATTGGCGCGGCTGTGCGAGATGACGCCGAGCCGAGTCGCCGATTACGTCAAGGGAAGGGCTCAGGTCCGCCAACAGCACGTGGTCGAGCGTGTTTCCCAGGGCCTGCGCATTCCCGGCGAGATGCTGGGTCTGGCCCCGCAGCCGTGGGAGGAGGACGTGCCCGCGGAGGCGCCGGCCCCGGTCGCGCCCGGCACCTGGACCCGCGCGCGGCGCACCGCCGGCGCCGATCGGCGCGAGCCCGGGCAGCGGGGCGAGGCCGACTACTGGGAGCCGACCCCCCGGGACCCCTCCCCGGATGCGCCGCACCCGTTCGGCGACGCGGTCGAACTCTCGCTCGACGTGGACATCGTGGTGGACCGGGACGGACACGTGCGGCTGACCTACCGCCAGGTGGTGCTCAATCTGACCGGCCGCCCGCTCACCCGGATGGTCCGGGAGTTGTGGTTCGAGCGCACCCGCGGCCGGCTCACCATCACCCCCACCGACGCGTGCGACCGACAGATCGCGATCCAGCGGCTGTACGACACCACCGGGCTGACCAAGTTCGCCTGCCAGATCTCGCCCCCGGTGCCGCCCGGGGAGACTACCGTCATCGAATACGTGTGCGAGGGAGGGATGTTCGTGGACGCGACGTACTGGCACCAGGCCATCGCGCGGCCCACGCGACAATTCTCCCTGAGCGTGACCCACCACGGTGTCGCCGAGTTCCGCGGGTGCGGCGCGGTCGAGGAACATCCGGACGGCTCGGAGAACTCGATCACCCAGCACACCCGCTGGAGCCTCGACGAGGACCGACTGCACGTGACGCTCTCCAGGCAGGACCTGGTCGCCAACGAATACGTGACGCTGCGTTGGGATGTGGTTCATGACAGTGCGTAA
- a CDS encoding AraC family transcriptional regulator — MSASTDFRPVLVERKQAGPGSAPAIPRPRPSDAGPHRRVLYRGTDPAAVHAAVASRLGPHRLRVPGGRINATFRALHEGVVTIHELAYGARADVYLDGSSPDYLIPIRHRGWGRVLIDGTENTLSPCVLGPDRPSRLSWEPDTSVVLLRIPGEVMQRAMGTGVVRSPWGSRELGPYLDAGDLGVRQWLSLARDFATMVDSGGGHLVGSRTATRHFEQVLVHGLLSCAPAHGTGPLRTGSGADEPNGLRRALAYCAEHAGEPISVGAVAAAAGMSVRTLQEKFRVHLGVTPVGHLRRVRLAGAHADLVNVAEGRSRDTVTDIALRWGFGHLGRFGSMYRETYGQLPSYTLRHGAAEDKVSRAAG, encoded by the coding sequence ATGTCCGCATCGACAGACTTCCGACCCGTCCTGGTCGAGCGGAAGCAGGCCGGCCCCGGCTCCGCGCCCGCGATACCGCGCCCCCGGCCGAGCGATGCCGGCCCCCACCGACGTGTGCTCTACCGGGGTACCGACCCCGCCGCCGTGCACGCGGCGGTCGCGTCCCGCCTGGGCCCGCACCGCCTGCGCGTGCCCGGCGGTCGGATCAACGCCACCTTCCGGGCCCTGCACGAGGGCGTCGTCACCATCCACGAACTCGCCTACGGCGCTCGGGCCGACGTGTACCTCGACGGCAGCTCGCCGGACTACCTCATCCCCATCCGCCACCGCGGTTGGGGCCGGGTGCTCATCGACGGCACGGAGAACACGCTCTCCCCCTGTGTCCTGGGCCCCGATCGCCCGTCGCGCCTGTCCTGGGAGCCCGACACCTCCGTGGTGCTCCTGCGCATCCCCGGCGAGGTGATGCAGCGCGCCATGGGCACCGGAGTGGTTCGCTCGCCCTGGGGCTCCCGCGAGTTGGGGCCCTACCTGGACGCCGGCGACCTCGGGGTGCGGCAGTGGCTCTCCCTGGCCCGCGACTTCGCCACGATGGTCGACTCGGGCGGCGGGCACCTGGTCGGTTCGCGCACGGCCACCCGGCACTTCGAGCAGGTCCTCGTGCACGGCCTGCTCTCCTGCGCGCCCGCCCACGGCACCGGTCCGCTGCGGACCGGCTCGGGGGCCGACGAACCCAACGGGCTGCGCCGGGCGTTGGCGTACTGCGCCGAACACGCCGGGGAGCCGATCTCGGTCGGCGCCGTGGCCGCGGCGGCCGGGATGAGCGTGCGCACCCTCCAGGAGAAGTTCCGCGTGCACCTGGGCGTGACCCCCGTCGGCCACCTGCGCCGGGTGCGTCTGGCGGGCGCGCACGCCGACCTGGTCAACGTGGCCGAGGGCAGGTCCCGGGACACCGTGACCGACATCGCCCTGCGCTGGGGCTTCGGCCACCTCGGGCGCTTCGGGTCGATGTACCGCGAAACCTATGGGCAGTTGCCGTCGTACACCCTGCGGCACGGGGCCGCCGAGGACAAGGTGTCGCGCGCCGCGGGATGA
- a CDS encoding helix-turn-helix domain-containing protein: MTKAPGDQEAIARNRARQTQWYGEPLQDRFRRLLGRLGKSQLELAAVLGLSAPMLSQLMSGQRAKIGNPAVLSRLQEIEALVASADFERLPAADRTVALERIRSHQPSTRTALRLNGPEVLTGPPADPVASVRAVLRAAASAAEIEAAAELLAAEHPGLAEVLRVYGTGRTADAREHFRATVPPPPG; this comes from the coding sequence ATGACGAAGGCACCGGGGGACCAGGAAGCCATCGCGCGCAACCGCGCGCGGCAAACCCAGTGGTACGGCGAGCCGTTGCAGGATCGCTTCCGCCGACTCCTGGGACGACTGGGCAAGTCGCAGCTGGAACTCGCGGCCGTGCTGGGCCTGTCCGCGCCGATGCTCTCCCAACTGATGTCCGGTCAGCGGGCCAAGATCGGCAATCCGGCCGTGTTGTCCCGGCTCCAGGAGATCGAGGCGCTGGTCGCCTCCGCCGACTTCGAGCGGCTGCCGGCCGCCGACCGGACCGTCGCGCTGGAGCGGATCAGATCGCATCAGCCCAGCACTCGTACGGCGTTGCGGCTGAACGGGCCGGAGGTGCTGACCGGGCCGCCCGCCGATCCGGTCGCCTCGGTGCGGGCCGTGCTGCGGGCGGCGGCCTCGGCCGCCGAGATCGAGGCCGCGGCCGAACTGCTCGCGGCGGAGCACCCGGGCCTGGCCGAGGTGTTGCGCGTGTACGGCACCGGGCGCACCGCCGACGCCCGTGAGCACTTCCGGGCCACCGTGCCGCCTCCGCCGGGGTGA
- a CDS encoding O-methyltransferase — protein sequence MTFTHTLADPRIRTALDRMFGLAERDDAIAATLPAGYASMSAHEKADAAAAIHMPISAAGGVLLYNLIRATRPTTVVEFGMSFGISTLHLAAALRDNGAGRVFTTELSTEKIAAARGTFAETGVDDLITVLEGDALDTLAALDAPADFVLLDGWKDLCLPVLRLLEPRLRPGTLVVADDIDQSSMQPYLDYVRDPGNGYESVSFPVEDGMEISCRL from the coding sequence ATGACATTCACCCACACGCTTGCCGACCCCCGCATCCGTACCGCCCTCGACCGGATGTTCGGACTGGCCGAGCGCGACGACGCCATTGCCGCGACGCTGCCCGCCGGTTACGCCTCGATGTCGGCCCACGAGAAGGCCGACGCCGCCGCGGCGATCCACATGCCGATCTCCGCCGCGGGCGGTGTGCTGCTCTACAACCTGATCCGGGCCACGCGCCCGACGACGGTCGTCGAGTTCGGCATGTCGTTCGGGATCTCCACGCTGCACCTGGCCGCGGCCCTGCGGGACAACGGCGCCGGACGCGTGTTCACCACGGAACTCAGCACGGAGAAGATCGCCGCGGCCCGCGGCACGTTCGCCGAGACCGGCGTGGACGACCTGATCACCGTGCTGGAGGGGGACGCCCTCGACACCCTCGCCGCACTGGACGCACCCGCCGACTTCGTGCTGCTCGACGGCTGGAAGGACCTGTGCCTGCCGGTGCTGCGCCTGCTGGAGCCGCGCCTGCGGCCGGGCACGCTCGTGGTGGCCGACGACATCGACCAGAGCTCGATGCAGCCGTACCTGGACTATGTACGCGACCCGGGCAACGGCTACGAGAGCGTGAGCTTTCCCGTCGAGGACGGGATGGAGATCAGCTGCCGCCTCTGA
- a CDS encoding TetR/AcrR family transcriptional regulator, which translates to MTSRTPGADARTTTVGGSGAPGGSTRQHHGNRHGRSEQARRAVIEAADDLLAEKGFAGVTMEGIAARAGVAKQTVYRWWSTKTDVLMDAFLEDAAEDLTVPDSGDLARDLRDYLRRLAYFLAKSDSGAVFRALIAQAQHDPAFGRDFRAGWLDAQRRRDRLALERAIADGRLPADLDTAGEADRLVGPLYYRVLVTDEPIDAPYTDALVEAFLDHHARPATP; encoded by the coding sequence ATGACATCGAGGACACCGGGCGCCGACGCCCGCACCACCACCGTCGGCGGATCGGGCGCCCCCGGCGGATCGACTCGACAGCACCACGGCAACCGACACGGGCGCAGCGAACAGGCACGCCGGGCGGTGATCGAGGCGGCCGACGACCTGCTCGCCGAGAAGGGCTTCGCCGGCGTCACGATGGAGGGCATCGCCGCCCGCGCCGGCGTGGCCAAGCAGACGGTCTACCGGTGGTGGAGCACCAAGACCGACGTGCTGATGGACGCCTTCCTCGAGGATGCCGCCGAGGACCTGACGGTGCCCGACTCCGGAGACCTCGCCCGCGACCTGCGCGACTACCTGCGCCGGCTCGCGTACTTCCTCGCGAAGTCCGACTCCGGCGCCGTCTTCCGCGCGCTGATCGCCCAGGCCCAGCACGATCCGGCGTTCGGCCGCGACTTCCGCGCCGGATGGCTCGACGCGCAACGCCGACGCGATCGCCTCGCCCTGGAACGCGCCATCGCCGACGGCCGGTTGCCCGCCGACCTCGACACCGCCGGCGAGGCCGACCGGCTGGTGGGCCCGCTCTACTACCGCGTCCTGGTCACCGACGAGCCGATCGACGCCCCCTACACCGACGCCCTCGTCGAAGCCTTCCTCGACCACCACGCACGCCCCGCAACCCCCTGA
- a CDS encoding pyridoxal phosphate-dependent decarboxylase family protein, which yields MDLRHWLEAAVTSNEHWAAGFGSYPGHPALDVDDERFAEVFATFTERLTDNYPFFHPRYAGQMLKPPHPAAVVGYLAAMLINPNNHALDGGPATAEMEREVVRQLADMFGYDTHLGHLTTSGTIANLEALFVARELHPGKGIAYSTEAHYTHGRMSRVLGVEGHPVPVDDLGRMDLDALEELLRTGRVGTVVLTAGTTGLGAVEPIHEALELRERYGVRIHVDAAYGGFFTLLAGLDGPEGLPAAPWRAIAECDSIVVDPHKHALQPYGCGAVLFRDPSVGRFYLHDSPYTYFTSEELHLGEISLECSRAGAAAAALWLTFQLLPPTREGLGRSLAAGRRAALRWAESIEASDRLELYQPPELDIVSYFPITSPYTLARVDEAAVRVLHEGMRDGDDPIFLSTLRIDADRLTTRHPKLTADANGARILRSVLMKPESEDYVAHLHSRVEQLAGP from the coding sequence ATGGATCTGCGCCACTGGCTCGAGGCCGCCGTGACATCCAACGAGCATTGGGCCGCCGGGTTCGGGTCCTACCCGGGCCATCCGGCCCTGGACGTGGACGACGAACGGTTCGCCGAGGTCTTCGCCACATTCACCGAGCGGCTGACCGACAACTACCCCTTCTTCCACCCGCGTTACGCCGGTCAGATGCTCAAGCCCCCGCATCCGGCGGCGGTCGTGGGCTATCTCGCCGCGATGCTGATCAACCCCAACAACCACGCCCTGGACGGAGGGCCCGCGACCGCCGAGATGGAACGAGAGGTCGTACGGCAACTCGCCGACATGTTCGGGTACGACACCCACCTCGGACACCTCACCACCAGCGGGACCATCGCCAACCTCGAAGCACTGTTCGTGGCACGCGAACTCCACCCCGGCAAGGGCATCGCGTACAGCACCGAGGCCCACTACACCCACGGGCGGATGAGCCGCGTGCTCGGCGTGGAGGGCCACCCCGTACCGGTGGACGATCTCGGCCGCATGGACCTCGACGCGCTGGAGGAACTGCTGCGGACCGGTCGGGTCGGCACGGTCGTGCTCACCGCGGGCACCACCGGCCTCGGCGCCGTCGAACCGATCCACGAGGCCTTGGAGTTGCGCGAGCGCTACGGCGTACGGATCCATGTCGACGCCGCCTACGGGGGATTCTTCACCCTGCTCGCCGGGCTGGACGGCCCCGAGGGGCTGCCGGCCGCGCCGTGGCGGGCCATCGCCGAGTGCGACTCGATCGTGGTGGATCCGCACAAGCACGCGCTCCAGCCGTACGGGTGCGGAGCCGTGTTGTTCCGCGACCCGTCGGTCGGGCGGTTCTATCTGCACGACTCGCCCTACACCTACTTCACCTCCGAGGAGTTGCACCTCGGCGAGATCAGCCTGGAGTGCTCACGCGCCGGCGCGGCGGCGGCCGCGCTGTGGCTGACCTTCCAACTGCTGCCGCCCACCCGCGAAGGCCTGGGGCGGTCACTGGCGGCCGGTCGACGTGCGGCGCTGCGCTGGGCGGAGTCGATCGAGGCGTCCGACCGGCTGGAGCTGTACCAGCCCCCGGAGTTGGACATCGTGAGCTACTTCCCGATCACCTCGCCGTACACCCTCGCGCGCGTCGACGAGGCCGCCGTCCGCGTCCTGCACGAGGGCATGCGCGACGGCGACGACCCGATCTTCCTGAGCACACTCCGCATCGACGCCGACCGCCTGACAACCCGCCACCCCAAACTCACCGCCGACGCGAACGGAGCCAGAATCCTCCGCAGCGTGCTGATGAAGCCGGAGTCGGAAGACTACGTAGCCCACCTCCACAGCCGCGTGGAGCAACTCGCCGGCCCATGA
- a CDS encoding VOC family protein → MTHPGIPRSPAPAPAHPVRQLRLVVEAEDFEAALAFYRDALGLPEEAAYSGDGGARVAILDAGRATLEIANPQQKRMIDDVEVGRQVAPRIRVAFEVADGRAVTDRLVDAGATQVAPPTVTPWQSLNSRLDAPADLHITVFQELADETAENSEDTETDAPAPTTPPDS, encoded by the coding sequence ATGACGCACCCAGGGATCCCACGGTCACCGGCACCGGCACCGGCACACCCCGTCCGCCAACTCCGTCTCGTCGTCGAGGCCGAAGACTTCGAAGCCGCGCTCGCCTTCTACCGTGACGCCCTCGGCCTGCCCGAGGAGGCCGCCTATTCCGGCGACGGCGGGGCCCGTGTCGCGATCCTCGACGCCGGTCGGGCCACGTTGGAGATCGCGAACCCGCAGCAGAAGCGGATGATCGACGACGTCGAGGTCGGCCGCCAGGTCGCACCCCGGATCCGGGTCGCCTTCGAGGTCGCCGACGGCCGGGCCGTGACCGATCGCCTCGTCGACGCGGGCGCCACCCAGGTCGCGCCCCCGACGGTCACGCCGTGGCAGTCCCTGAACTCCAGGCTCGACGCACCCGCCGATCTGCACATCACCGTCTTCCAGGAACTCGCGGACGAGACCGCCGAAAACTCCGAAGACACCGAAACCGATGCCCCCGCGCCGACGACCCCGCCCGACTCCTGA
- a CDS encoding phosphodiester glycosidase family protein, translating into MSPPPMGVRPAHPRPSHPRPAAAALALTTLLVAGLTATAPAALADEAPQTAARPQAGGGAADGLVLDRPGESVVTRREVTPIAPGLTRTSFDRIGRAGWIRGNVLVADLNTKGLSVDYLSSGKVTTRQTVSEQARSAGAVAAINGDYFDMNASEAPLGAGVSRDKGLIHAPVEGWNQAVTVGADGLARMAQVFLEGKATLPGGREVPLSGVNTYSLPEGGVGVFTSAWGNASLARVAGGSGNVVEVEIREGRVVAVRDRLGGGPIADGSTLLVGRDGGADRLRELKAGDPVGIGYRPRASFGEVAVAVGGRQVLVRDGVATDFGESDGSDPNARTAVGFSADGKRMYLVTIDGHQADSPGINLTNLAVLMRDMGAHNALNMDGGGSADMVARLPGQVRSGVVGSPSDNGGERPVANGLGLFTTPGSGETRGFRLRPAPTVDTGVRVFPGLHRTVRALPHDESFGAVKGAVPKPKWSTDTAAKLTVAGNGTEAVLTGRASGPASVTIKAKGAEDAKLPLTVLGEPVRVTAGDDPVGLAAPGATAHLAVTGYDATGHAAPVEAADVEVTGGEGIVEVTPAPDGTLNLEALADGRSATLKLTVGTLEAAVAVTVGMTEKSFADFSDAAAWKSGNDRAPGGSVAPAPGPDGKPGLSLAYDFTKSTGTRGQYAIAPEGIVLPGQPRAVTMWIEGDGNGAWPRIQYRTAAGVVSNLDAPMVTWKGWRKVEFPVPAGVQYPLTFQRFRLMETDADRRYTGRLGLSDLRVQVPPDVQLPRQPYVKDPVILTNGTVDAKPLRVAVMSDAQFVARDPNSDRVRDARRTLREVAAAKPEFMVITGDFMDEASPEDFALARKLLDEFDQYTNRTIPWHYVPGNHEVMGPGNIANFKAAFGETSKVFDHKGTRFVTVDSSLGTLRGGGFEQVARLRKALDDAAKDPNITGLLLFDHHPTNDPLPDKGSQLGDRKEARMVEQWLGAFRADSGKSAAMVSGHVGAFHAASVDGVPYLINGNSSKGPAAEPDRGGFVGWTMLGIDPAKGRVADPFAVPTDDAAWLRAEVRPYAESVALRAPATLGVLNTQPVTTTMAQDGRTVPVAWPVTAQWAGTGVHIGSPASAPRGAIAAYDPAYGTLTGLRPGVATLTVTVGGVKAEQSVKVGDFDPAACTTTIRGTTAKPLAVTSGITCLDNATVKGPILVQPGAGLVATNSSVSGPISSRGATALILADTTVGGPVAASGTTGPVMLLWSRLGGPADLSLNRGITVVAGNTVAGPLSCRLNTPPPTNGAIPNRVSGPKSDQCGAL; encoded by the coding sequence GTGTCACCACCCCCCATGGGCGTACGCCCGGCCCATCCCCGCCCCTCCCATCCCCGCCCGGCGGCGGCCGCGCTCGCCCTGACCACCCTGCTCGTGGCCGGCCTCACCGCGACCGCCCCGGCGGCCCTGGCCGACGAGGCGCCACAGACCGCCGCGAGGCCGCAGGCGGGCGGCGGCGCCGCCGACGGCCTCGTGCTCGACCGTCCCGGCGAGTCCGTCGTCACCCGCCGGGAGGTCACCCCGATCGCGCCCGGCCTGACCCGGACGTCCTTCGACCGCATCGGCCGGGCCGGCTGGATCCGCGGAAACGTTTTGGTCGCCGACCTGAACACCAAGGGCCTGAGCGTCGACTACCTGTCCTCGGGCAAGGTGACGACCCGGCAGACCGTGTCCGAGCAGGCCCGCAGCGCCGGGGCGGTCGCCGCCATCAACGGCGACTACTTCGACATGAACGCCTCCGAGGCCCCGCTCGGCGCCGGCGTCTCGCGCGACAAGGGCCTGATCCACGCGCCGGTCGAGGGGTGGAACCAGGCCGTGACCGTCGGTGCCGACGGACTGGCCCGGATGGCACAGGTGTTCCTGGAGGGCAAGGCCACGCTGCCCGGCGGCCGGGAGGTGCCGCTGTCGGGCGTCAACACCTACAGCCTGCCCGAGGGCGGCGTCGGCGTGTTCACCTCGGCGTGGGGCAACGCGTCCCTGGCGCGGGTCGCGGGCGGTTCGGGCAACGTGGTCGAGGTCGAGATCCGCGAAGGCCGCGTCGTCGCGGTGCGCGACAGGCTCGGCGGCGGACCGATCGCCGACGGCAGCACGCTGCTGGTCGGTCGCGACGGCGGCGCCGACCGGCTGCGCGAGCTGAAGGCCGGCGACCCGGTCGGCATCGGCTACCGGCCGCGCGCCTCCTTCGGCGAGGTCGCGGTCGCGGTCGGCGGCCGCCAGGTTCTGGTCCGCGACGGGGTCGCCACCGACTTCGGCGAGAGCGACGGCAGCGACCCGAACGCCCGCACCGCCGTGGGCTTCTCGGCCGACGGCAAGCGCATGTACCTGGTCACCATCGACGGCCACCAGGCCGACAGCCCGGGCATCAACCTGACCAACCTGGCCGTGTTGATGCGGGACATGGGCGCACACAACGCGCTCAACATGGACGGCGGCGGCTCCGCCGACATGGTCGCGCGCCTGCCCGGGCAGGTGCGGTCCGGCGTGGTGGGCAGCCCCTCGGACAACGGCGGCGAGCGTCCGGTGGCGAACGGCCTGGGCCTGTTCACCACCCCCGGCTCCGGCGAGACGCGCGGCTTCCGGCTGCGACCGGCCCCGACGGTCGACACGGGCGTGCGGGTGTTCCCCGGGCTGCACCGGACCGTACGCGCGCTGCCGCACGACGAGTCGTTCGGAGCGGTCAAGGGCGCGGTACCCAAGCCCAAGTGGTCGACGGACACGGCCGCGAAGCTGACCGTGGCCGGCAACGGCACCGAGGCGGTGCTGACCGGGCGCGCGTCCGGCCCGGCGTCGGTGACGATCAAGGCCAAGGGCGCCGAGGACGCGAAGTTGCCGCTGACCGTGCTGGGCGAGCCCGTGCGCGTCACCGCCGGCGACGACCCGGTCGGCCTGGCCGCCCCCGGCGCCACCGCGCACCTGGCGGTCACCGGCTACGACGCCACCGGCCACGCGGCGCCCGTAGAGGCCGCCGACGTCGAAGTCACCGGCGGCGAGGGCATCGTCGAGGTCACCCCCGCCCCCGACGGCACGCTGAACCTGGAGGCGCTCGCCGACGGCCGCTCGGCCACCCTCAAGCTCACCGTCGGCACACTGGAGGCCGCCGTCGCGGTCACCGTCGGCATGACCGAGAAGTCCTTCGCCGACTTCTCCGACGCCGCCGCCTGGAAGTCGGGCAACGACCGCGCGCCCGGCGGCTCGGTCGCCCCCGCGCCCGGCCCCGACGGCAAGCCGGGTCTGTCCCTGGCCTACGACTTCACCAAGTCGACCGGCACACGCGGCCAATACGCCATCGCGCCCGAGGGCATCGTCCTGCCCGGCCAACCGCGCGCGGTCACGATGTGGATCGAGGGCGACGGCAACGGCGCCTGGCCGCGCATCCAGTACCGGACGGCGGCGGGCGTGGTGTCCAACCTCGACGCCCCGATGGTCACCTGGAAGGGCTGGCGGAAGGTCGAGTTCCCGGTCCCGGCCGGGGTGCAATACCCGCTCACCTTCCAGCGGTTCCGGCTGATGGAGACCGACGCGGACCGTCGGTACACCGGCCGGCTCGGCCTGAGCGACCTGCGGGTCCAGGTGCCGCCGGACGTACAACTGCCCAGGCAGCCGTATGTCAAGGATCCGGTGATCCTCACCAACGGCACCGTCGACGCCAAGCCGCTGCGCGTGGCGGTGATGTCCGACGCCCAGTTCGTGGCCCGCGACCCGAACAGCGACCGGGTGCGGGACGCACGCCGCACACTGCGCGAAGTGGCGGCGGCCAAGCCGGAGTTCATGGTGATCACCGGCGACTTCATGGACGAGGCCTCGCCCGAGGACTTCGCGCTCGCCCGCAAGCTGCTCGACGAGTTCGACCAGTACACCAATCGCACCATCCCGTGGCACTACGTGCCGGGCAACCACGAGGTGATGGGCCCCGGGAACATCGCCAACTTCAAGGCCGCCTTCGGGGAGACCTCGAAGGTGTTCGACCACAAGGGCACCCGCTTCGTCACCGTGGACAGTTCCCTGGGCACGCTGCGCGGCGGCGGCTTCGAGCAGGTCGCCCGGCTGCGCAAGGCGCTGGACGACGCGGCGAAGGATCCGAACATCACCGGTCTGCTGCTGTTCGACCACCACCCCACCAACGACCCCCTACCGGACAAGGGCAGCCAACTCGGCGACCGCAAGGAAGCCCGCATGGTCGAGCAGTGGCTCGGTGCGTTCCGGGCCGACAGCGGCAAGTCGGCGGCGATGGTCAGCGGTCACGTCGGCGCGTTCCACGCCGCGAGCGTCGACGGCGTGCCGTACCTGATCAACGGCAACTCGAGCAAGGGCCCGGCCGCCGAGCCCGATCGCGGCGGCTTCGTCGGCTGGACCATGCTCGGCATCGACCCCGCCAAGGGCCGCGTCGCCGACCCGTTCGCGGTGCCGACCGACGACGCCGCGTGGCTGCGCGCCGAGGTCAGGCCGTACGCGGAGTCGGTCGCTCTCCGGGCGCCGGCTACGCTGGGCGTCCTGAACACCCAACCGGTCACCACCACGATGGCCCAGGACGGCCGCACCGTCCCGGTCGCCTGGCCGGTCACCGCCCAGTGGGCCGGCACCGGCGTACACATCGGCTCGCCGGCCTCCGCGCCGCGCGGCGCGATCGCGGCCTACGACCCGGCCTACGGCACCCTGACCGGCCTGCGCCCCGGCGTGGCCACACTCACCGTCACGGTCGGCGGCGTCAAGGCCGAACAGTCGGTCAAGGTCGGCGACTTCGACCCGGCGGCCTGCACCACCACGATCCGCGGCACCACCGCGAAGCCCCTGGCCGTCACGTCGGGCATCACCTGCCTGGACAACGCCACGGTCAAGGGCCCGATCCTGGTCCAGCCCGGCGCCGGCCTGGTGGCCACCAACTCCTCGGTCAGCGGGCCGATTTCCTCCCGAGGCGCGACCGCCCTCATCCTCGCCGACACCACCGTCGGCGGCCCGGTCGCGGCAAGCGGCACCACCGGCCCGGTCATGCTGCTGTGGTCCCGACTCGGTGGCCCGGCCGACCTGAGCCTCAACCGGGGCATCACGGTAGTCGCCGGCAACACCGTTGCCGGACCGCTCAGTTGCCGCCTCAACACCCCGCCGCCCACCAACGGCGCCATCCCCAACAGGGTCTCCGGACCGAAGTCCGACCAGTGCGGCGCCCTGTAA